The following proteins come from a genomic window of Canis aureus isolate CA01 chromosome 3, VMU_Caureus_v.1.0, whole genome shotgun sequence:
- the IGSF9B gene encoding protein turtle homolog B isoform X2, with protein sequence MIWYVATLIASVIGTRGLAAQAAHGLREEPEFVTARAGEGVVLRCDVIHPVTGQPPPYVVEWFKFGVPIPIFIKFGYYPPHVDPEYAGRASLHDKASLRLEQVRSEDQGWYECKVLMLDQQYDTFHNGSWVHLTINAPPTFTETPPQYIEAKEGGSVTMTCTAFGNPKPIVTWLKEGTLLGASGKYQVSDGSLTVTSVSREDRGAYTCRAYSIQGEAVHTTHLLVQGPPFIVSPPENITVNISQDALLTCRAEAYPGNLTYTWYWQDENVYFQNDLKLRVRILIDGTLIIFRVKPEDAGKYTCVPSNSLGRSPSASAYLTVQYPARVLNMPPVIYVPVGIHGYIRCPVDAEPPATVVKWNKDGRPLQVEKNLGWTLMEDGSIRIEEATEEALGTYTCVPYNTLGTMGQSAPARLVLKDPPYFTVLPGWEYRQEAGRELLIPCAAAGDPFPVITWRKVGKPSRSKHNALPSGSLQFRALSKEDHGEWECIATNVVTSITASTHLTVIGTSPHAPGSVRVQVSMTTANVSWEPGYDGGFEQTFSVWMKRAQFGPHDWLSLPVPPGPSWLLVDALEPETAYQFSVLAQNKLGTSAFSEVVTVNTLAFPVTTPEPLVLVTPPRCLTANRTQQGVLLSWLPPANHSFPIDRYIMEYRVGEHWETLDSAIPGTEGDFFAKDLSQDTWYEFRVLAVMQDLISEPSNIAGVSSTDIFPQPDLTDDGLARPVLAGIVATICFLAAAILFSTLAACFVNKQRKRKLKRKKDPPLSITHCRKSLESPLSSGKVSPESIRTLRAPSESSDDQGQPAAKRMLSPTREKELSLYKKTKRAISSKKYSVAKAEAEAEATTPIELISRGPDGRFVMDPSEMEPSMKSRRIEGFPFAEETDMYPEFRQSDEENEDPLVPTSVAALKSQLTPLSSSQESYLPPPAYSPRFQPRGLEGPGGLEGRLQATGQARPPAPRPFHHGQYYGYLSSSSPGEVEPPPFYMPEVGSPLSSVMSSPPLHAEGPFGHPTIPEENGENASNSTLPLTQTPTGGRSPEPWGRPEFPFGGLETPAMMFPHQLHPCDVAESLQPKACLPRGLPPTSLQVPSAYPGILSLEAPKGWAGKSPGRGPVPGPPSAKWQDRPMQPLVSQGQLRHTSQGMGIPVLPYPEPAEPGGHSGPSTFGLDTRWYEPQPRPRPSPRQARRAEPSLHQVVLQPSRLSPLTQSPLSSRTGSPELAARARPRPGLLQQAEMEIALQPPAAGSFSRKSTPSTGSPSQSSRSGSPSYRPATGFPALAAAYPAPPPAPAPAGPADSLDVFGPTASPRSGGEELLRPEPPPPPLPTSGTHPPAPGNAATPERLEALKYQRIKKPKKSSKGSSKSKKRSDGPASQAQQLPDSQVLWPDEAVCLRKKKRHSRPDPFARLSDLCHRQLPEDQTAILNSVDHDDPGHATLL encoded by the exons ATGATTTGGTATGTGGCCACTTTGATAGCAAGTGTGATCGGCACCCGAGGGCTCGCGGCTCAAG CTGCCCACGGCCTGCGAGAGGAACCTGAGTTTGTGACCGCGAGAGCTGGCGAGGGTGTCGTCCTGCGATGCGACGTGATTCACCCCGTGACGGGCCAGCCCCCGCCCTATGTCGTGGAGTGGTTCAAGTTTGGGGTGCCCATCCCTATCTTCATCAAGTTTGGCTACTACCCACCCCACGTGGATCCTGAGTATGCAG GCCGGGCCAGCCTTCACGATAAAGCCTCCCTGCGGCTGGAGCAGGTTCGCTCTGAGGACCAGGGCTGGTACGAGTGCAAAGTGCTCATGCTGGACCAGCAGTATGACACCTTCCACAACGGCAGCTGGGTCCACCTCACCATCAACG CCCCTCCCACCTTCACGGAAACACCCCCCCAGTACATCGAGGCCAAGGAGGGTGGCAGTGTGACCATGACCTGCACAGCTTTTGGGAACCCCAAGCCCATTGTCACCTGGCTCAAGGAGGGGACACTCCTAGGTGCTAGTGGGAAATACCAG GTGAGTGATGGCAGCCTGACGGTGACGTCGGTCAGCAGAGAGGACAGAGGTGCCTACACCTGTCGTGCATATAGCATCCAGGGGGAGGCCGTCCACACCACCCACCTGCTTGTCCAAG GGCCTCCGTTCATCGTTTCGCCTCCTGAGAACATCACGGTCAACATCTCCCAGGATGCGCTGCTCACCTGCCGGGCAGAGGCGTACCCCGGCAACCTCACCTACACCTGGTACTGGCAGGATGAGAACGTCTACTTCCAGAA CGACCTGAAGTTGAGAGTGCGGATCTTGATCGACGGGACCCTGATCATCTTCCGGGTGAAGCCTGAGGATGCCGGGAAGTACACCTGCGTCCCCAGCAACAGCCTGGGGCGCTCCCCCTCTGCCTCGGCGTACCTAACCGTGCAGT ACCCAGCCCGCGTCCTCAACATGCCCCCTGTCATCTACGTGCCCGTGGGAATTCACGGCTACATCCGCTGCCCTGTGGACGCAGAGCCGCCGGCCACCGTGGTCAAGTGGAACAAGGATGGCCGCCCGCTGCAGGTCGAGAAG AACCTGGGCTGGACCCTGATGGAGGATGGCTCCATTCGGATTGAGGAGGCCACAGAGGAGGCCCTTGGCACTTACACCTGTGTGCCTTACAACACCCTGGGGACCATGGGCCAGTCTGCTCCCGCACGGCTTGTCCTGAAG GACCCCCCGTATTTTACGGTGCTACCAGGCTGGGAATATCGGCAGGAGGCTGGCCGGGAGCTGCTCATTCCCTGTGCTGCTGCCGGGGACCCCTTCCCCGTCATCACGTGGAGAAAG GTAGGGAAGCCCAGCAGAAGCAAGCACAACGCCCTGCCCAGCGGGAGCCTCCAGTTTCGAGCCCTGAGTAAGGAGGACCACGGGGAGTGGGAGTGCATCGCCACCAACGTGGTCACCAGCATCACTGCCAGTACCCACCTGACCGTCATCG GCACCAGCCCCCATGCCCCGGGCAGTGTCCGGGTCCAGGTCTCCATGACAACTGCCAACGTGTCCTGGGAGCCAGGCTATGATGGAGGATTCGAGCAGACATTCTCAGTTTG GATGAAGCGGGCGCAGTTTGGGCCGCACGACTGGCTGTCTTTGCCCGTGCCGCCGGGACCCAGCTGGCTGCTGGTGGACGCGCTGGAGCCCGAGACGGCCTACCAGTTCAGCGTCCTGGCCCAGAACAAGCTGGGAACGAGCGCCTTCAGTGAGGTGGTCACTGTGAACACTTTAG CATTCCCTGTCACAACTCCAGAACCCCTGGTGCTGGTTACCCCACCGAGGTGCCTCACAGCCAACCGGACCCAGCAGGGCGTGCTCCTGTCCTGGCTGCCCCCTGCCAACCACAGCTTCCCCATCGACCGCTACATCATGGAGTACCGCGTCGGGGAGCACTGGGAGACGCTGGACAGTGCCATCCCGGGCACCGAGGGAGACTTCTTTGCCAAGGATTTGTCGCAG GACACCTGGTACGAATTCCGGGTTCTGGCCGTCATGCAGGATCTGATCAGCGAGCCCAGCAACATCGCCGGCGTCTCCAGCACAG ACATCTTCCCACAGCCGGACCTGACTGATGACGGGCTAGCCCGGCCCGTGTTGGCTGGAATCGTAGCTACCATCTGCTTCTTGGCAGCTGCCATCCTGTTCAGCACCCTGGCCGCCTGCTTTGTCAACAAGCAGCGCAAGCGTAAGCTCAAGCGCAAAAAAG ATCCTCCACTGTCCATCACTCACTGCAGAAAGAGCCTAGAGTCTCC CTTGTCGTCTGGCAAGGTGAGCCCCGAGAGCATCCGCACGCTCCGGGCCCCATCAGAGTCCTCTGATGACCAAGGCCAGCCGGCCGCCAAGAGGATGCTGAGTCCCACCCGGGAGAAGGAGCTGTCGTTGTACAAGAAGACCAAGAGGGCCATCAGCAGCAAGAAGTATAGCGTGGCcaaggccgaggccgaggccgaggccacCACGCCCATCGAGCTCATCAGCAGAGGCCCCGACGGCCGCTTCGTGATGGATCcctctgagatggagccctcgaTGAAGAGCAGGCGCATCGAGGGCTTTCCCTTTGCCGAGGAGACGGACATGTACCCTGAGTTCCGCCAGTCGGACGAGGAGAATGAGGACCCGCTGGTGCCCACGTCTGTGGCTGCCCTCAAGTCCCAGCTGACCCCTCTGTCGTCCAGCCAGGAGTCCTACCTGCCACCACCAGCATACAGCCCTCGGTTCCAGCCCCGTGGGCTGGAGGGCCCCGGCGGCCTGGAGGGGCGGCTGCAGGCCACgggccaggccaggcctcccGCGCCCCGGCCCTTCCACCATGGCCAGTATTATGGGTacctcagcagcagcagccccgggGAGGTGGAGCCGCCGCCCTTCTACATGCCGGAGGTGGGCAGCCCCCTGAGCTCCGTcatgtcctccccacccctgcacgcCGAGGGGCCCTTCGGCCACCCCACCATTCCCGAGGAGAACGGAGAGAACGCTTCCAACAGCACGCTGCCCTTGACTCAGACGCCCACAGGCGGCCGCTCCCCTGAGCCCTGGGGCCGGCCGGAGTTCCCCTTCGGGGGCCTGGAGACCCCGGCCATGATGTTCCCCCACCAGCTGCACCCCTGTGACGTCGCCGAGAGTCTGCAGCCCAAGGCCTGCCTCCCCCGAGgactgccccccacctccctgcaggTGCCCTCGGCCTACCCGGGCATCCTGTCCCTGGAGGCACCCAAGGGCTGGGCGGGCAAGTCGCCGGGCCGAGGCCCCGTCCCGGGGCCCCCCTCCGCCAAGTGGCAGGACAGACCTATGCAACCTCTGGTGAGCCAAGGGCAGCTAAGACATACCAGCCAAGGTATGGGCATACCCGTGTTGCCTTACCCCGAGCCGGCCGAGCCGGGGGGGCACAGCGGCCCCAGCACGTTTGGCCTGGACACCCGGTGGTAcgagccccagccccggccccggcccagcCCCCGGCAGGCCAGGCGCGCCGAGCCCAGTTTACATCAAGTGGTGCTACAGCCGTCCCGGCTCTCGCCTCTCACCCAAAGCCCCCTGAGCTCGCGCACCGGCTCCCCCGAGCTGGCggcccgcgcccggccccgcccggggCTCCTGCAGCAGGCCGAGATGGAGATCGCGCTGCAGCCGCCGGCCGCCGGCAGCTTCTCCCGCAAGTCCACGCCGTCCACGGGCTCCCCGTCCCAGAGCAGCCGCAGTGGCAGCCCCAGCTACCGGCCCGCCACGGGCTTCCCGGCCCTGGCCGCCGCCTAccctgcgcccccgcccgcgcccgcgcccgcgggGCCTGCCGACAGCCTGGACGTGTTTGGACCCACGGCCTCCCCTCGCAGCGGGGGGGAGGAGCTGCTGCGGCCGGAGCCCCCCCCGCCGCCGTTACCTACTTCGGG AACACATCCACCTGCACCCGGGAACGCTGCTACACCTGAGAGGCTGGAGGCTCTGAAATACCAACGGATAAAGAAGCCCAAAAAGTCATCCAAGGGCTCCTCGAAGTCAAAGAAACGATCCG ACGGTCCTGCCTCCCAGGCTCAGCAGCTTCCAGACTCCCAGGTTCTGTGGCCCGATGAAGCCGTCTGCCTCCGAAAGAAGAAGAGACATTCTCGGCCTGACCCCTTTGCCCGCCTCTCAGACCTGTGCCACCGCCAGCTCCCAGAAGACCAGACGGCGATTCTCAACAGCGTGGATCACGACGACCCCGGCCACGCCACCTTGCTGTGA
- the IGSF9B gene encoding protein turtle homolog B isoform X1, whose product MIWYVATLIASVIGTRGLAAQAAHGLREEPEFVTARAGEGVVLRCDVIHPVTGQPPPYVVEWFKFGVPIPIFIKFGYYPPHVDPEYAGRASLHDKASLRLEQVRSEDQGWYECKVLMLDQQYDTFHNGSWVHLTINAPPTFTETPPQYIEAKEGGSVTMTCTAFGNPKPIVTWLKEGTLLGASGKYQVSDGSLTVTSVSREDRGAYTCRAYSIQGEAVHTTHLLVQGPPFIVSPPENITVNISQDALLTCRAEAYPGNLTYTWYWQDENVYFQNDLKLRVRILIDGTLIIFRVKPEDAGKYTCVPSNSLGRSPSASAYLTVQYPARVLNMPPVIYVPVGIHGYIRCPVDAEPPATVVKWNKDGRPLQVEKNLGWTLMEDGSIRIEEATEEALGTYTCVPYNTLGTMGQSAPARLVLKDPPYFTVLPGWEYRQEAGRELLIPCAAAGDPFPVITWRKVGKPSRSKHNALPSGSLQFRALSKEDHGEWECIATNVVTSITASTHLTVIGTSPHAPGSVRVQVSMTTANVSWEPGYDGGFEQTFSVWYGPLMKRAQFGPHDWLSLPVPPGPSWLLVDALEPETAYQFSVLAQNKLGTSAFSEVVTVNTLAFPVTTPEPLVLVTPPRCLTANRTQQGVLLSWLPPANHSFPIDRYIMEYRVGEHWETLDSAIPGTEGDFFAKDLSQDTWYEFRVLAVMQDLISEPSNIAGVSSTDIFPQPDLTDDGLARPVLAGIVATICFLAAAILFSTLAACFVNKQRKRKLKRKKDPPLSITHCRKSLESPLSSGKVSPESIRTLRAPSESSDDQGQPAAKRMLSPTREKELSLYKKTKRAISSKKYSVAKAEAEAEATTPIELISRGPDGRFVMDPSEMEPSMKSRRIEGFPFAEETDMYPEFRQSDEENEDPLVPTSVAALKSQLTPLSSSQESYLPPPAYSPRFQPRGLEGPGGLEGRLQATGQARPPAPRPFHHGQYYGYLSSSSPGEVEPPPFYMPEVGSPLSSVMSSPPLHAEGPFGHPTIPEENGENASNSTLPLTQTPTGGRSPEPWGRPEFPFGGLETPAMMFPHQLHPCDVAESLQPKACLPRGLPPTSLQVPSAYPGILSLEAPKGWAGKSPGRGPVPGPPSAKWQDRPMQPLVSQGQLRHTSQGMGIPVLPYPEPAEPGGHSGPSTFGLDTRWYEPQPRPRPSPRQARRAEPSLHQVVLQPSRLSPLTQSPLSSRTGSPELAARARPRPGLLQQAEMEIALQPPAAGSFSRKSTPSTGSPSQSSRSGSPSYRPATGFPALAAAYPAPPPAPAPAGPADSLDVFGPTASPRSGGEELLRPEPPPPPLPTSGTHPPAPGNAATPERLEALKYQRIKKPKKSSKGSSKSKKRSDGPASQAQQLPDSQVLWPDEAVCLRKKKRHSRPDPFARLSDLCHRQLPEDQTAILNSVDHDDPGHATLL is encoded by the exons ATGATTTGGTATGTGGCCACTTTGATAGCAAGTGTGATCGGCACCCGAGGGCTCGCGGCTCAAG CTGCCCACGGCCTGCGAGAGGAACCTGAGTTTGTGACCGCGAGAGCTGGCGAGGGTGTCGTCCTGCGATGCGACGTGATTCACCCCGTGACGGGCCAGCCCCCGCCCTATGTCGTGGAGTGGTTCAAGTTTGGGGTGCCCATCCCTATCTTCATCAAGTTTGGCTACTACCCACCCCACGTGGATCCTGAGTATGCAG GCCGGGCCAGCCTTCACGATAAAGCCTCCCTGCGGCTGGAGCAGGTTCGCTCTGAGGACCAGGGCTGGTACGAGTGCAAAGTGCTCATGCTGGACCAGCAGTATGACACCTTCCACAACGGCAGCTGGGTCCACCTCACCATCAACG CCCCTCCCACCTTCACGGAAACACCCCCCCAGTACATCGAGGCCAAGGAGGGTGGCAGTGTGACCATGACCTGCACAGCTTTTGGGAACCCCAAGCCCATTGTCACCTGGCTCAAGGAGGGGACACTCCTAGGTGCTAGTGGGAAATACCAG GTGAGTGATGGCAGCCTGACGGTGACGTCGGTCAGCAGAGAGGACAGAGGTGCCTACACCTGTCGTGCATATAGCATCCAGGGGGAGGCCGTCCACACCACCCACCTGCTTGTCCAAG GGCCTCCGTTCATCGTTTCGCCTCCTGAGAACATCACGGTCAACATCTCCCAGGATGCGCTGCTCACCTGCCGGGCAGAGGCGTACCCCGGCAACCTCACCTACACCTGGTACTGGCAGGATGAGAACGTCTACTTCCAGAA CGACCTGAAGTTGAGAGTGCGGATCTTGATCGACGGGACCCTGATCATCTTCCGGGTGAAGCCTGAGGATGCCGGGAAGTACACCTGCGTCCCCAGCAACAGCCTGGGGCGCTCCCCCTCTGCCTCGGCGTACCTAACCGTGCAGT ACCCAGCCCGCGTCCTCAACATGCCCCCTGTCATCTACGTGCCCGTGGGAATTCACGGCTACATCCGCTGCCCTGTGGACGCAGAGCCGCCGGCCACCGTGGTCAAGTGGAACAAGGATGGCCGCCCGCTGCAGGTCGAGAAG AACCTGGGCTGGACCCTGATGGAGGATGGCTCCATTCGGATTGAGGAGGCCACAGAGGAGGCCCTTGGCACTTACACCTGTGTGCCTTACAACACCCTGGGGACCATGGGCCAGTCTGCTCCCGCACGGCTTGTCCTGAAG GACCCCCCGTATTTTACGGTGCTACCAGGCTGGGAATATCGGCAGGAGGCTGGCCGGGAGCTGCTCATTCCCTGTGCTGCTGCCGGGGACCCCTTCCCCGTCATCACGTGGAGAAAG GTAGGGAAGCCCAGCAGAAGCAAGCACAACGCCCTGCCCAGCGGGAGCCTCCAGTTTCGAGCCCTGAGTAAGGAGGACCACGGGGAGTGGGAGTGCATCGCCACCAACGTGGTCACCAGCATCACTGCCAGTACCCACCTGACCGTCATCG GCACCAGCCCCCATGCCCCGGGCAGTGTCCGGGTCCAGGTCTCCATGACAACTGCCAACGTGTCCTGGGAGCCAGGCTATGATGGAGGATTCGAGCAGACATTCTCAGTTTGGTACGGACCTCT GATGAAGCGGGCGCAGTTTGGGCCGCACGACTGGCTGTCTTTGCCCGTGCCGCCGGGACCCAGCTGGCTGCTGGTGGACGCGCTGGAGCCCGAGACGGCCTACCAGTTCAGCGTCCTGGCCCAGAACAAGCTGGGAACGAGCGCCTTCAGTGAGGTGGTCACTGTGAACACTTTAG CATTCCCTGTCACAACTCCAGAACCCCTGGTGCTGGTTACCCCACCGAGGTGCCTCACAGCCAACCGGACCCAGCAGGGCGTGCTCCTGTCCTGGCTGCCCCCTGCCAACCACAGCTTCCCCATCGACCGCTACATCATGGAGTACCGCGTCGGGGAGCACTGGGAGACGCTGGACAGTGCCATCCCGGGCACCGAGGGAGACTTCTTTGCCAAGGATTTGTCGCAG GACACCTGGTACGAATTCCGGGTTCTGGCCGTCATGCAGGATCTGATCAGCGAGCCCAGCAACATCGCCGGCGTCTCCAGCACAG ACATCTTCCCACAGCCGGACCTGACTGATGACGGGCTAGCCCGGCCCGTGTTGGCTGGAATCGTAGCTACCATCTGCTTCTTGGCAGCTGCCATCCTGTTCAGCACCCTGGCCGCCTGCTTTGTCAACAAGCAGCGCAAGCGTAAGCTCAAGCGCAAAAAAG ATCCTCCACTGTCCATCACTCACTGCAGAAAGAGCCTAGAGTCTCC CTTGTCGTCTGGCAAGGTGAGCCCCGAGAGCATCCGCACGCTCCGGGCCCCATCAGAGTCCTCTGATGACCAAGGCCAGCCGGCCGCCAAGAGGATGCTGAGTCCCACCCGGGAGAAGGAGCTGTCGTTGTACAAGAAGACCAAGAGGGCCATCAGCAGCAAGAAGTATAGCGTGGCcaaggccgaggccgaggccgaggccacCACGCCCATCGAGCTCATCAGCAGAGGCCCCGACGGCCGCTTCGTGATGGATCcctctgagatggagccctcgaTGAAGAGCAGGCGCATCGAGGGCTTTCCCTTTGCCGAGGAGACGGACATGTACCCTGAGTTCCGCCAGTCGGACGAGGAGAATGAGGACCCGCTGGTGCCCACGTCTGTGGCTGCCCTCAAGTCCCAGCTGACCCCTCTGTCGTCCAGCCAGGAGTCCTACCTGCCACCACCAGCATACAGCCCTCGGTTCCAGCCCCGTGGGCTGGAGGGCCCCGGCGGCCTGGAGGGGCGGCTGCAGGCCACgggccaggccaggcctcccGCGCCCCGGCCCTTCCACCATGGCCAGTATTATGGGTacctcagcagcagcagccccgggGAGGTGGAGCCGCCGCCCTTCTACATGCCGGAGGTGGGCAGCCCCCTGAGCTCCGTcatgtcctccccacccctgcacgcCGAGGGGCCCTTCGGCCACCCCACCATTCCCGAGGAGAACGGAGAGAACGCTTCCAACAGCACGCTGCCCTTGACTCAGACGCCCACAGGCGGCCGCTCCCCTGAGCCCTGGGGCCGGCCGGAGTTCCCCTTCGGGGGCCTGGAGACCCCGGCCATGATGTTCCCCCACCAGCTGCACCCCTGTGACGTCGCCGAGAGTCTGCAGCCCAAGGCCTGCCTCCCCCGAGgactgccccccacctccctgcaggTGCCCTCGGCCTACCCGGGCATCCTGTCCCTGGAGGCACCCAAGGGCTGGGCGGGCAAGTCGCCGGGCCGAGGCCCCGTCCCGGGGCCCCCCTCCGCCAAGTGGCAGGACAGACCTATGCAACCTCTGGTGAGCCAAGGGCAGCTAAGACATACCAGCCAAGGTATGGGCATACCCGTGTTGCCTTACCCCGAGCCGGCCGAGCCGGGGGGGCACAGCGGCCCCAGCACGTTTGGCCTGGACACCCGGTGGTAcgagccccagccccggccccggcccagcCCCCGGCAGGCCAGGCGCGCCGAGCCCAGTTTACATCAAGTGGTGCTACAGCCGTCCCGGCTCTCGCCTCTCACCCAAAGCCCCCTGAGCTCGCGCACCGGCTCCCCCGAGCTGGCggcccgcgcccggccccgcccggggCTCCTGCAGCAGGCCGAGATGGAGATCGCGCTGCAGCCGCCGGCCGCCGGCAGCTTCTCCCGCAAGTCCACGCCGTCCACGGGCTCCCCGTCCCAGAGCAGCCGCAGTGGCAGCCCCAGCTACCGGCCCGCCACGGGCTTCCCGGCCCTGGCCGCCGCCTAccctgcgcccccgcccgcgcccgcgcccgcgggGCCTGCCGACAGCCTGGACGTGTTTGGACCCACGGCCTCCCCTCGCAGCGGGGGGGAGGAGCTGCTGCGGCCGGAGCCCCCCCCGCCGCCGTTACCTACTTCGGG AACACATCCACCTGCACCCGGGAACGCTGCTACACCTGAGAGGCTGGAGGCTCTGAAATACCAACGGATAAAGAAGCCCAAAAAGTCATCCAAGGGCTCCTCGAAGTCAAAGAAACGATCCG ACGGTCCTGCCTCCCAGGCTCAGCAGCTTCCAGACTCCCAGGTTCTGTGGCCCGATGAAGCCGTCTGCCTCCGAAAGAAGAAGAGACATTCTCGGCCTGACCCCTTTGCCCGCCTCTCAGACCTGTGCCACCGCCAGCTCCCAGAAGACCAGACGGCGATTCTCAACAGCGTGGATCACGACGACCCCGGCCACGCCACCTTGCTGTGA